Within Syntrophus gentianae, the genomic segment CGATGAGGTGTCCAACCCCCAGGAAAAGGCCTTTTTCGACCTTCTGGCCTCGATTGAACGTGAACATTACAACTCCCTCAAAGATACCGAGCAATTCCTGACGAATCCTGCCGCCTGGTACCAGGAGAAGGAACGATCGGGGCTGGACGGCGCCTGAAAGGGGATATTTCATGCCGGGGGAGGGAAAATGCCTTCTCCGGCTTCATTTTCCATCGCTTCCATTTTTTCCGTGAGGTCATCCCAATCCGTATAGGATTGTTGCAGATCCCGATTGATCCCGTGCAGATCCTGCTGGAGCGTCTTGAGTTGTTCCGGGTTCCGGTAGATCTCCGGGGTGCAGAGGGTCGCTTCAAGTGTCCCTTTCTTTTCCTCCAGGGACGTGATGGATTTTTCCAGCGTGGAAAGTTCTTTTTTCAGGGCGCTGCGGATCTTCGAACGCCGGTTTCGCTCTTCCGCCTCGAGGCGCCGCATTTCCTTCCTCTGGAGCTTTCCCTCTCTGCCGTTATCGGATAAGACCGATCCTTTTGCCGCTGACGGCGGTGTCCCGATATTGCCAAGGGCCTCTTCCCGCTTGACAATAAAATAGGAATAATTGCCCTTGTATTCGAAAGCTTGACCATCCCGGATTTCGATGACCCGGTTGACCAGGCGGTCTAGAAAATACCGGTCATGAGAGACCAGAATGACGGTTCCGGCATACTCCAGCAGGGCTTCCTGAAAAATATCCCGTGTCTTCATATCAAGGTGGTTCGTGGGTTCATCCAGGATCAGGAGATTGGCGTCCTGCATGAGGATCTTCAGCAGGGCAAGGCGGGATTTTTCGCCGCCTGAGAGGACGGCCACCGGTTTGTGGATGTCGTCGCCGGAAAAGAGGAAGGCCCCGAGGAGATTGCGCTTTTCCTGATCGTTGCACCGGGACGAAACGTTGTTGACGTCTTCGAGGACTGTGCGGTCGTAATTCAGATTTTCCGCGCTTTCCTGAGAGAAGAAGGAAAGCTTGACGTGCAGACCGAAACGGACCTCTCCGGCGCTGGGATCTTCGACGCGGCTCAGCAGACGGGAAAGGGTGGATTTTCCGGCGCCGTTCATACCCACCAGCGCGACTTTCTCTCCCCGGGTAATCGTAAAATTCAAGTCGGAGAACACTTCGTTTTCCCCGTATGCCTTCGACAACCCGCGAACGGAAATCACATCCCGGCCACTGGAAGGGCAGGAGGGAAAAGAAATCCGGACGGTCTTTCCTGCTCCTTCCGCCCGGACCAGTTCCATCTTTTCAAGCATCTTGATCCGGCTCTGGACTTGCGCCGCCTTGGTGGCCTTATAGCGGAACCGTTCGACAAATTCCTGGATTTTCCGGATTTCCGCCTTCTGGCTTTCCAACTCCTTCAACAGGGCCAGGCGCCTTTTCTCTTTTTCTGCAAGATAAAAGGAATAATTCCCCTTGTAGAGCGTCACTTTTCCTTGAGACAGCTCTGCGGTAACGGTCGTAATCTTGTCGAGAAAGGTGCGGTCGTGGGAAACCGTGATCAGCGTGCCCGGGTAATCCCGAAGATAGCTTTCCAACCATTCCATGCTTTCCGTATCCAGGTGATTGGTGGGTTCGTCCAGGAGCATGATATCGGGCCTGGCCAGAAGGATGACCGCCAGAAGGATTCTCATCTTCCAGCCGCCGGAGAATTCCAGGCAGTTTTTTGCAAAATCCGAATCCCGGAATCCAAAGCCATGAAGCACCTGCCGGGCACGAGCTTCGAAGGCGTAGCCGTCTTTGGCCTGAAAAGCAGCCATGGCCTTTTCGTAGGTCTTCAAAAAAGCCTCGTGATCCGGGCTGTCGGGTGGACAGAGGGAAACCTGTTCCTCGCAGTTCTTCAGCGTGGTTTCAAGATCCGACAAACCACTGCGTTTTTTGAGAAAATCAAGAATATGAAGGGATTCCAGCTCGATGAGATCCTGGGGAAGATAGCCCAGCGTCGTATTTTTCCGGTCGAGAATGTCGATGCTGCCGCCGTCCAGTTCCTGGCTTCCCGCGATGGCCCGCAGAAGGGTCGTCTTGCCCGCGCCGTTGTCTCCCACCAGACCCACACGGCTGCGCGGGACAAGGGTCCAGTTCACGCCGTCAAAGATCACCCGCTCGCCGAAGGCAAGGGAAATATTGTTTAAAGATATCAAGGTCTAGCCCCTCTTTACACTGCCGCCTAATGCCAAGCGGTTTCTCAAAGTTCCTCCGTTAAGCAGAATTTCTAAAAAATTACAAGCCTTGAAAAGTATTTTCCTGGAATTTTACATTGACAAGGCGATCATCCTCTGTATAACAGCCAAGGCAAGGCGGTCTTATTCGCTTGAGCAAAGATGAAGCGATTAGAAACGAGATCGGAATAATAACTGACGGAGTGGTTGATTCTATGAGCATCTTTCAAAAGAAGCAGGGATTTTTTGAAAAATTGAAGCGAGGTCTCGCCAAAACACGAGACCTGCTGTTGACCGATGTCAACGATATCATTCTGGGAAAGAAGGAGATTGATCAGGAACTTTTCGACGAACTGGAAGAAGCCCTGATCGCGGCCGATGTGGGGCCGGCTTTTACTTCGGAACTGATTGAAAAGATGACCGATTCGGTCAAGCGAAAGGAACTGGATTCACCGGAGCGGCTGAAGGAAGTCCTGCGCAATACGA encodes:
- a CDS encoding ABC-F family ATP-binding cassette domain-containing protein, whose amino-acid sequence is MISLNNISLAFGERVIFDGVNWTLVPRSRVGLVGDNGAGKTTLLRAIAGSQELDGGSIDILDRKNTTLGYLPQDLIELESLHILDFLKKRSGLSDLETTLKNCEEQVSLCPPDSPDHEAFLKTYEKAMAAFQAKDGYAFEARARQVLHGFGFRDSDFAKNCLEFSGGWKMRILLAVILLARPDIMLLDEPTNHLDTESMEWLESYLRDYPGTLITVSHDRTFLDKITTVTAELSQGKVTLYKGNYSFYLAEKEKRRLALLKELESQKAEIRKIQEFVERFRYKATKAAQVQSRIKMLEKMELVRAEGAGKTVRISFPSCPSSGRDVISVRGLSKAYGENEVFSDLNFTITRGEKVALVGMNGAGKSTLSRLLSRVEDPSAGEVRFGLHVKLSFFSQESAENLNYDRTVLEDVNNVSSRCNDQEKRNLLGAFLFSGDDIHKPVAVLSGGEKSRLALLKILMQDANLLILDEPTNHLDMKTRDIFQEALLEYAGTVILVSHDRYFLDRLVNRVIEIRDGQAFEYKGNYSYFIVKREEALGNIGTPPSAAKGSVLSDNGREGKLQRKEMRRLEAEERNRRSKIRSALKKELSTLEKSITSLEEKKGTLEATLCTPEIYRNPEQLKTLQQDLHGINRDLQQSYTDWDDLTEKMEAMENEAGEGIFPPPA